From the genome of Pieris rapae chromosome 5, ilPieRapa1.1, whole genome shotgun sequence, one region includes:
- the LOC111003176 gene encoding pierisin isoform X1: MLRSLILVVFVTKLFARTRPNFLSSSQNLIKFRTNTSSKTPKFLGSMDLNDDLMRGDDGDVLEDTFGDDFENLRPLPDGEFTVKSKKYNNFVLDLSENVDGGIIHSHEYNSGDNQTWLFNYDSDKEGYTLKNKQNPDLLLNWNSQDATKENILRGFTNNDSRNHYWRIEQTDDGYFKFKNLNNINMILTIQDIFSSFGGKQVTMDTEISSDQDNCQKWIINPVYFQTIQDGNYNIFNRNLPDIVIGLNDNQEDSLVHAQRYSVKENQEWKLSYDREKEAYTIKCALNLDLLLTWDSNTATKEMVLGAYKDSGNKSQYWRIERTDDGSYRLRNLKHLNSILILNAASFDGQKSGLKLIVHKDSSDDANIHSRWTIKPVSYQSISDGDYNIFNRNLTDIVIDYSNREDSLVHGHSYIGNDSQIWTFVYNREKKAYIIKNGLNTDLLLCWNSNATSQEMFLRAYSESSCKNQYWRIEKVNDGSYRLRDLENTEKLITVIDKDSPYGGKELIVIDSKESGNDKITVSNSWFLQKIGKAAIPNGKFKIATKANYKKVINSNQESKLIITDNLNLVTSDWEIKYDSTKRAYTIHSSKFKNLGWVYQNKNCFVTLDNIDGSNLRNYWMVEYKMQAGGYLIRSLCDPSQAVSYSDNNPITTDNATYSVNQLFNFIRN, translated from the coding sequence ATGCTCAGAAGTCTTATATTAGTAGTTTTTGTTACTAAACTATTTGCACGTACACGTCCAAACTTTTTATCATCGAGCCAAAATCTTATCAAGTTTCGTACCAATACTTCGTCAAAAACACCGAAATTTCTAGGAAGTATGGATCTCAATGATGACTTAATGCGTGGTGATGACGGTGATGTATTAGAAGATACATTTGGGGATGACTTCGAAAACCTTCGGCCATTACCAGACGGGGAATTTAcagttaaaagtaaaaaatataataattttgtgttgGATTTGTCTGAAAATGTCGATGGTGGTATTATCCATAGTCACGAATATAACAGTGGGGATAATCAAACatggttatttaattatgattccGATAAAGAAGGTTatacattgaaaaataaacaaaatcctGACCTATTGCTGAACTGGAATAGTCAAGATgcgacaaaagaaaatattcttcGAGGTTTCACAAATAATGATAGCAGAAACCATTACTGGCGTATCGAACAGACCGATGAcggatattttaaatttaagaatttaaataatataaatatgattctAACAATTCAGGATATATTTAGTTCATTTGGTGGAAAACAAGTTACAATGGATACAGAAATTTCTTCTGATCAAGATAACTGTCAAAAATGGATAATTAATCCGGTCTATTTTCAGACTATACAAGATggcaattataatatatttaatcgtaATTTGCCAGATATAGTCATAGGCCTCAATGATAATCAAGAGGACTCTTTGGTTCATGCTCAAAGATATTCTGTCAAGGAAAATCAAGAGTGGAAGTTAAGTTACGATAGAGAAAAGGAAgcttatacaataaaatgtgCACTGAATTTAGATCTTTTACTAACTTGGGATAGTAATACTGCGACTAAAGAAATGGTTCTTGGCGCATATAAAGATAGCGGTAATAAAAGCCAATACTGGCGTATCGAACGGACCGATGACGGATCTTATAGACTTAGaaatttgaaacatttaaattcaattttgattCTAAATGCTGCATCCTTTGACGGTCAAAAAAGCGGACTTAAACTAATAGTTCATAAAGATTCTAGCGATGATGCTAATATTCATTCACGTTGGACAATTAAACCTGTATCTTATCAGTCCATCTCAGATggtgattataatatatttaatcgtaATTTGACAGACATAGTTATTGATTATAGCAATCGAGAGGATTCCTTGGTTCACGGACATAGCTACATTGGAAATGATAGCCAGATATGGACGTTTGTATATAATAGAGAGAAAAAagcttatataataaagaatggTCTAAATACAGATCTATTGCTGTGCTGGAATAGTAATGCTACTTCTCAAGAAATGTTTTTACGAGCATATTCCGAGAGCAGTTGTAAGAATCAATATTGGCGCATCGAAAAGGTTAATGACGGATCCTACAGACTTAGGGATCTAGAGAATACAGAAAAGTTAATAACTGTAATTGACAAAGACAGTCCATATGGAGGCAAAGAACTTATAGTGATTGATAGTAAGGAAAGTGGAAATGACAAAATTACTGTTTCAAATAGTTGGTTTTTGCAAAAAATTGGAAAAGCAGCTATACCAAatggtaaatttaaaattgcaaCGAAGGCAAATTATAAGAaggtaattaattcaaatcaagAATCGAAGTTGATTATTACTGATAATCTAAATCTTGTTACTAGCGATTGGGAAATTAAATATGACTCAACAAAAAGAGCATATACAATACATtcatcaaaattcaaaaacctCGGATGGGTATATCagaataaaaactgttttgttACGTTAGATAATATAGATGGGTCTAATCTTCGAAATTATTGGATGGTAGAATATAAAATGCAAGCTGGTGGTTATTTAATAAGAAGCTTATGTGACCCATCGCAAGCAGTGAGCTATTCTGACAACAATCCCATTACAACTGACAATGCAACATACTCCGTTAaccaattgtttaattttattagaaattaa
- the LOC111003177 gene encoding T-complex protein 1 subunit gamma translates to MYGQQPIIVLSQNTKRDSGRKVQLENINAGKTIADVIRTCLGPQAMLKMLMDPMGGIVMTNDGNAILREITVQHPAAKSMIEIARTQDEEVGDGTTSVIVLAGEILGVAEPFLAQNIHPTVIIREYRQALEDAVKLLQEKISVPVDFNDKEKIKEVIRSCVGTKYIGRWADLAVDIALDAVNTVTINDNGRVEVDIKNYAKVEKIPGGTVEESKVLNGIMINKDVTHPKMRRLIENPRIILLDCPLEYKKGESQTNVEIDGEQDFTKLLQLEEEHVQRQCADIIALKPDIVFTEKGVSDLAQHYLVKAGITAIRRLRKTDNNRLARACGATIVNRTEELKESDIGTQAGRFEVKKIGDEYFTFVTECKNPKACTILLRGASKDVLNEIERNLQDALHVAKNLVLCPRLVAGGGAVEMAVSQALSANSSHNTPYRAIATALEIIPRTLAQNCGANTIRTLTALRARHAAGAAVASTAGIDGETGEIVDMAAKGIWEPLAVKLQVYKTAVETAIMLLRIDDIVSGSKRKDGKEPAAPAQMAQQE, encoded by the exons atgtacGGACAACAACCAATTATAGTACTGA GCCAAAATACAAAACGTGACTCCGGCCGGAAAGTTCAACTCGAAAATATTAATGCTGGGAAG ACAATAGCGGACGTTATAAGAACATGCCTTGGTCCCCAAGCAATGTTGAAAATGTTGATGGACCCTATGGGAGGGATTGTAATGACGAACGACGGCAATGCTATCCTCAGAGAAATTACCGTGCAACACCCAGCTGCTAAATCCATGATAGAAATTGCCAGAACTCAAGATGAAGAG gTTGGTGATGGAACAACATCAGTCATTGTACTAGCTGGAGAAATCTTAGGTGTGGCTGAACCATTCCTCGCTCAAAATATTCACCCTACTGTCATTATTAGGGAATATAGGCAAGCCCTTGAAGATGCAGTTAAATTGCTACAGGAAAAAATATCTGTTCCTGTAGATTTTAATGATAAGGAAAAGATCAAGGAAGTG atacgGTCATGCGTGGGAACCAAGTACATTGGTCGCTGGGCTGATCTTGCAGTTGATATAGCACTTGATGCTGTTAATACTGTCACTATAAATGACAATGGAAGAGTAGAGgttgatattaaaaa CTATGCTAAAGTTGAAAAGATTCCTGGTGGGACAGTTGAAGAATCAAAGGTATTAAATGGTATCATGATCAATAAGGATGTGACACATCCCAAAATGAGAAGATTGATTGAAAACcctagaataattttattggacTGTCCATTGGAGTACAAGAAGGGAGAAAGTCAGACCAATGTTGAGATTGATGGTGAACAG GACTTCACCAAACTGCTGCAACTGGAAGAGGAGCATGTGCAACGTCAATGTGCTGACATCATTGCTCTCAAACCAGACATTGTCTTCACTGAGAAGGGAGTCTCAGATCTCGCTCAGCACTATCTTGTTAAGGCTGGCATCACTGCTATACGCAG aCTGCGCAAAACAGACAATAACCGTTTAGCCCGTGCGTGTGGCGCCACAATCGTTAACCGTACTGAAGAGCTCAAGGAGAGTGACATTGGTACTCAGGCTGGAAGATTTGAGGTCAAGAAGATTGGTGATGAGTACTTCACCTTTGTCACCGAATGTAAGAATCCTAAG gcGTGCACGATCCTCTTACGTGGAGCTTCTAAAGATGTGTTGAACGAGATTGAGAGAAATCTGCAAGACGCTTTGCACGTTGCAAAGAATTTG GTTCTGTGTCCGCGTCTTGTAGCGGGCGGTGGTGCAGTGGAGATGGCAGTATCTCAGGCTTTATCTGCTAACTCCTCACATAACACACCCTACAGGGCAATTGCTACTGCACTTG AAATAATCCCGCGTACACTCGCCCAAAATTGTGGTGCAAACACAATTCGTACGTTAACTGCGTTACGTGCACGTCACGCGGCGGGCGCCGCTGTTGCCAGCACTGCGGGCATCGATGGGGAGACGGGAGAGATTGTGGACATGGCTGCTAAGGGGATTTGGGAACCGCTGGCTGTTAAATTACAG GTCTACAAAACGGCTGTGGAGACAGCGATAATGTTGTTAAGGATTGATGACATTGTATCCGGTTCCAAGAGGAAGGATGGTAAAGAACCCGCTGCGCCGGCGCAGATGGCCCAACAAgaataa
- the LOC111003176 gene encoding pierisin isoform X2 has translation MLRSLILVVFVTKLFARTRPNFLSSSQNLIKFRTNTSSKTPKFLGSMDLNDDLMRGDDGDVLEDTFGDDFENLRPLPDGEFTVKSKKYNNFVLDLSENVDGGIIHSHEYNSGDNQTWLFNYDSDKEGYTLKNKQNPDLLLNWNSQDATKENILRGFTNNDSRNHYWRIEQTDDGYFKFKNLNNINMILTIQDIFSSFGGKQVTMDTEISSDQDNCQKWIINPVYFQTIQDGNYNIFNRNLPDIVIGLNDNQEDSLVHAQRYSVKENQEWKLSYDREKEAYTIKCALNLDLLLTWDSNTATKEMVLGAYKDSGNKSQYWRIERTDDGSYRLRNLKHLNSILILNAASFDGQKSGLKLIVHKDSSDDANIHSRWTIKPVSYQSISDGDYNIFNRNLTDIVIDYSNREDSLVHGHSYIGNDSQIWTFVYNREKKAYIIKNGLNTDLLLCWNSNATSQEMFLRAYSESSCKNQYWRIEKVNDGSYRLRDLENTEKLITVIDKDSPYGGKELIVIDSKESGNDKITVSNSWFLQKIGKAAIPNGKFKIATKANYKKTFARGYQPF, from the exons ATGCTCAGAAGTCTTATATTAGTAGTTTTTGTTACTAAACTATTTGCACGTACACGTCCAAACTTTTTATCATCGAGCCAAAATCTTATCAAGTTTCGTACCAATACTTCGTCAAAAACACCGAAATTTCTAGGAAGTATGGATCTCAATGATGACTTAATGCGTGGTGATGACGGTGATGTATTAGAAGATACATTTGGGGATGACTTCGAAAACCTTCGGCCATTACCAGACGGGGAATTTAcagttaaaagtaaaaaatataataattttgtgttgGATTTGTCTGAAAATGTCGATGGTGGTATTATCCATAGTCACGAATATAACAGTGGGGATAATCAAACatggttatttaattatgattccGATAAAGAAGGTTatacattgaaaaataaacaaaatcctGACCTATTGCTGAACTGGAATAGTCAAGATgcgacaaaagaaaatattcttcGAGGTTTCACAAATAATGATAGCAGAAACCATTACTGGCGTATCGAACAGACCGATGAcggatattttaaatttaagaatttaaataatataaatatgattctAACAATTCAGGATATATTTAGTTCATTTGGTGGAAAACAAGTTACAATGGATACAGAAATTTCTTCTGATCAAGATAACTGTCAAAAATGGATAATTAATCCGGTCTATTTTCAGACTATACAAGATggcaattataatatatttaatcgtaATTTGCCAGATATAGTCATAGGCCTCAATGATAATCAAGAGGACTCTTTGGTTCATGCTCAAAGATATTCTGTCAAGGAAAATCAAGAGTGGAAGTTAAGTTACGATAGAGAAAAGGAAgcttatacaataaaatgtgCACTGAATTTAGATCTTTTACTAACTTGGGATAGTAATACTGCGACTAAAGAAATGGTTCTTGGCGCATATAAAGATAGCGGTAATAAAAGCCAATACTGGCGTATCGAACGGACCGATGACGGATCTTATAGACTTAGaaatttgaaacatttaaattcaattttgattCTAAATGCTGCATCCTTTGACGGTCAAAAAAGCGGACTTAAACTAATAGTTCATAAAGATTCTAGCGATGATGCTAATATTCATTCACGTTGGACAATTAAACCTGTATCTTATCAGTCCATCTCAGATggtgattataatatatttaatcgtaATTTGACAGACATAGTTATTGATTATAGCAATCGAGAGGATTCCTTGGTTCACGGACATAGCTACATTGGAAATGATAGCCAGATATGGACGTTTGTATATAATAGAGAGAAAAAagcttatataataaagaatggTCTAAATACAGATCTATTGCTGTGCTGGAATAGTAATGCTACTTCTCAAGAAATGTTTTTACGAGCATATTCCGAGAGCAGTTGTAAGAATCAATATTGGCGCATCGAAAAGGTTAATGACGGATCCTACAGACTTAGGGATCTAGAGAATACAGAAAAGTTAATAACTGTAATTGACAAAGACAGTCCATATGGAGGCAAAGAACTTATAGTGATTGATAGTAAGGAAAGTGGAAATGACAAAATTACTGTTTCAAATAGTTGGTTTTTGCAAAAAATTGGAAAAGCAGCTATACCAAatggtaaatttaaaattgcaaCGAAGGCAAATTATAAGAag ACATTTGCCCGTGGCTACCAACCCTTCTAA
- the LOC111003189 gene encoding uncharacterized protein LOC111003189, with translation MSSVQEEKLPEGTQKTHVRELRNTELVSRLLAATPPYLYSALPLQPHAFFFSEMLRSFVNARQGCRPPHYHRRFKRRSHKYFAENENDWRRDWAKQEEEKKEELRPEVPLELTVDKQPRVCDPLPRRLSPKPEPPKSNESPGPPGRQSTYVDVGTEELPKPSPCIPRNIEQSVPQPNLILPPPPPMWYPPIYNPQFGVDPLNFFIDLRVSGHIYDRKRAVEDPNNSESRPEEPLEKRLGKDFGQRPRHLSAFSVPVRGANAEEYFERNSGFNKTGASYVMKNLKRVYDGLHDHEHREASVSKNDEKISDVDDEQTLTD, from the coding sequence atgaGTTCAGTTCAAGAAGAGAAGCTTCCAGAAGGAACTCAGAAGACCCATGTCCGTGAACTTCGCAACACAGAGTTGGTATCGCGACTGTTGGCTGCAACACCACCATATCTCTACAGTGCTCTACCCTTGCAACCTCATGCTTTCTTCTTCAGTGAAATGCTTCGATCCTTTGTCAACGCTCGTCAAGGATGTAGGCCACCACACTATCACCGCCGTTTTAAGCGCAGATCTCACAAATACTTTGCTGAAAACGAAAACGACTGGAGACGCGATTGGGCAAAACAGGaggaagaaaagaaagaagaatTAAGACCAGAAGTTCCTCTAGAACTAACTGTGGATAAGCAACCCAGGGTTTGTGATCCGTTGCCTAGAAGACTTTCACCTAAACCTGAGCCGCCAAAGTCGAATGAGAGTCCCGGACCCCCTGGACGTCAATCAACATATGTCGATGTGGGTACAGAAGAGCTACCAAAACCATCTCCATGCATCCCAAGAAATATCGAACAATCTGTCCCCCAACCTAACCTGATTCTCCCACCTCCGCCTCCAATGTGGTATCCCCCAATATACAACCCCCAATTTGGCGTAGACCctcttaattttttcattgATTTACGCGTATCAGGGCATATATATGATAGAAAGAGGGCTGTGGAAGATCCTAATAATTCTGAATCCCGACCCGAGGAGCCGCTAGAAAAACGATTGGGCAAGGATTTTGGGCAAAGGCCTAGACATTTATCAGCTTTTTCTGTACCGGTACGCGGTGCGAATGCCGAGGAGTATTTTGAGAGGAACAGTGGGTTCAATAAAACTGGCGCTTCATATGTTATGAAGAACTTAAAACGCGTTTATGATGGTCTGCATGATCACGAACATAGAGAAGCTAGTGTTAGCAAAAATGACGAAAAAATCTCGGATGTTGACGATGAACAAACATTAACAGATTAA